DNA from Balaenoptera musculus isolate JJ_BM4_2016_0621 chromosome 4, mBalMus1.pri.v3, whole genome shotgun sequence:
TGCTCCGCGCTGCCTGGCACATACCCCTGCTGCTCCCCATGGAACCTTCTGGAAGGAGGTCTCTCGACACACACAGTGCACGACCCTCCAGCTGCCCACCCTCGGCTCCACTCTTTCGGGAGTCTCCTGCCAGCAGTCCCGCATGGCCACCCCGCACCAGCCCGACTCACGTGGCGATGGGCACCAGGAGCTGGTGGGAGCCACGGAAGAGCACGAAGGCCGAGTAGCACAGCCAGATGTTGCTAGTCTTGTACATGAGGAAGATGAGCCCAGCCTGCAGCACCGTCACCACCGCGATGATCAGCTTAGCCCACAGCGCCCAACGGATCCTCACGAAGCCGGCGGCAAAGGAAGTGATGGCACCTGGGGAGACAAGACGCGTCAGCGCCGTCCTCGCCCTCACGGTCACCACCGTCCGGGTGAGGCAGGCGGGGCGTACCGAGCAGAGTGGAGGCGGCATCCGCCCCGCCGTTGTAGACCCTTGTGGTGTCCGTGGTGGGGTTGACCACGTTCCACAGGATGTGCACGTAGTAGACGATCAGGTAGTAGCCGGCGGAGTTGAAGACCCACCAGAGGGACCAGAGGCGCAGCTGCGGCAGCCGCGCGGTGTGGCCCAGCTCGCGGAGCATGTGCGCGAGCGCCGAGTCCCGCCAGGAGGCCGGCAGCTGGCCCGGCTTCCCACCCGTGGGCTGAACTTGGCCCAGGTTCATCGGGTCCAGCTCGGAGGGCGAGGCCCCGGCACAGGCGGGCGCGCCGCGGTTGAAGAAGAGGCTGCGCTTGGGGCGCTTCAGGAAGAGCGTGAGGACCAGGCTGAAGGCGAGGAAAACCAGCGAGATGTAGTTGAGCGTGGAGAAGGGGGTCCCGCCCACCGTGACCAGCAGCTGGCCCAGCACCGAGCTGGCGAAGACGCCCAGCAGCACGGAGGCCCGCGAGTAGCCGGCCATGCGCTGGTAGCAGGCGGGGGGCACCAGTGAGAAGATGTAGGAGGAGTAGGCGATGCGGGCCGCCATGGTGATGCTGAAGAAGAACTCCATGAACTGCATGTGCAGCACGGACGAGCCGAACAGCAGCAGGAGCCACACGGACACGTAGCTCAGGCCCTGCAGCAGCAGCACCGGCTTGTAGCGCAGGTAGTCGGTCAGCAGGAAGACGGGCACCAGCACTGCCAGGTAGGAGTAGGACAGCACCGGCGTGATCTCGTTGGTGACCTGCAGGACAGCAGGTGTGTGACCCCAAGCCCCTGGAGCGCCAGTCGCCCATCACATCTACCGGACTTGGCCGGGTGCCTGGGAGCCCCACCCGGACCCCACGCACCCCTTTACCGTGGCACCCCACCAGGACTACATGGGGAGCGCCGTCCTCCAAAGATGTGCAGCCCGTTAAGACTGTCCAGGGCAGCCAGGGAAATGGAGAAAAGCACAGCCCGACCTCCAGACCGTGCTCTACCCTGACCTCATCCCCCACGGGCGTGCTTCTCAGACAGCAGCTCGGTGCTGACACACGCAGAGAGCTGGTAAGTACGCTGAAAATAATCAGTAACTACATGCTAAGCCATGCTGATCCAGGCTTGTTTGTTTCTAACTAAATAAAAACATGGTATGATTTCCCCTTAAGTCTACCAATACAGAAAACAGAGCTGTGACCAATCTACACTCATGCTGGCCGCCAATGAAGGCCTTCAGTGGCCGGTCCCACTCGGTCCTAGGGCACAGGGGATGCAGGAGAGGACTGGGCCCTCAATCCCCCTTTGCCAGGCAAGACTAGGGGCATGCGTCCACGGGAGCCAGGGCTCCCGGCTCCACCAACGGAGCTGCCCGCAGCCTCGGCCATTCAGCTCTCCACTCAAAGAGGGCTGGCCCAGCAGGACGCTCCCTCCTGGGCACacagggcagaggccagagccACAGACCCACTTGGGACGACAGCCAGATGTGCCCCTGGCTGCCCAGGAAGGGCCATCCTGGACCCACCTGGGCCCAGCCCCCAGCAAGAGGTCCCAGCTCACAAGAGGCCCAGGTCCCTGGCCTCGGGCCCTCCCTGGGGGATGGACACGGGACGCACCTTGTGTTCACAGCCTCTCCAAAGGCCCAGGTGGGTTTTCAGCAGGTGGCCCCTCACAGGGGCTGCACCAGACCCCATCTGACACCTCCCAGGGGCTCCAACTGACCCCACCCAGGGATTCCACCTGAccctgcccagggcccagccatGGCTCAGATCAGCCAGGGCAGCACCAGGTGAGCCTCGGGCCTTGTTGGGCTCTCAGAGGCTTTGGCCTCTCTTGGGTCCTACCTGACTCAGGGCGCTAACCTTGACTCAGGCCTGACCACCTGCTAACACCATGGGGCGATCCCTGCACCAGCCCAGGGGGCCCTCAGCCCTGCAAGGCCAGCAGGCACCAAGGCCCACTTTACAGATGCCACCAAAGACCCAGAGCCAAGCCCAGGCCAGCACGTGGGGCCCAGCCAAGCCCACCGCTTAGCGGCCAGCTCACCTGTGGGTTTCTGCAGCCCTCGAATCTGTCCACCCACGATGTGCCACCTGACCAGCCAGCCCCAGGGCAGTGCTTCCCAGTGTGTGCCCAGGACCCCAGGCTGGCACGCACACCCACCACCTCCAGGGCTCCCCTGCCTGGTGGCCTCCTGCACCACATGCCCACCAGAAGCCATGGCTGACCCCAAAGGCTGTGGTCCCCCAAACACCGAGCACTAATGGCCCCAGGACAGTCCAAGACAGTATTGGTGCAAGTCCGTCCCCGGGGCAGGATGAGTAACCAGCGCTGGTCCCAGAGCCACGGGGGCCGGCTGCAGGGGTCAGAACCTTGTTTATGGAAAATTCCTGGAACATCAAACCATCTCTCAGCTGACGAAACCTCTTGGCAGATGGCTTGCACAGCTGCAAGGGCCACGGGGTGAGAGCTGAGGGAGACCAGCTGGGCTTTCCCTCCCGCTGCCGCTGCCCACACTTCTCAGGCTGGGCAAGCACGCAGGCCAGGCGAGAGGCTGACCCGTGCCACACCTGTGAAGCGCTGGGAGCACAGGCACCCACAAAGTCCCTGGGGCAGGTGGCACGAGGACGGCCTCCTACTGGCCTCGGTCCAGCATCGCTGGGCCATGTTCCCAACACCTCGGTTTGGACGGGCCGGGTCCAGGCTGAGGGGCAGGACGCGGGAGCTGGGCCCAGGTCACGACCCAGGTGGCTTCAGGGCAGCAGCTGCTCTGAAGTCAAGAGGCCTGGCTGGGGCCCCACAGCAGCCAGGACCAGGATGGGGCACTGTGGGCCCTGAGGACCGGCAGGACCagggggagcagggcagggccaggccagagGGGCCCTGAATTCCAAGAGCAGCCCCAAGAGCCAACACCTGGCAGCACCCAGAGGGGCGCTGAGTCCTGCCTGATAGGGGAGCGAGGACAGGACAGGGGCCACCACGGAGGATCCTGCCAGAACGGGCGGCATCAGCCACGGGCTTGGAAGGACTGCCGTGTGAAGCGCCCTTCACACAGCAGGGGTCGTGATGTGAAGGGCACGGGTCATCACGGAGGGGGGTGGGGGCACGGCCCAACCCAGGCAGCTCAGATGCAGAGGAATCACAGGCCCAAAGGCGCAAAGCAAAGCTCGGACCCTCCGGGAGGTGCTTCACGAACCGGGGGTGGCGGCATGTGGGGCAACACTCAGCACAAACCAAAAGGAAAATCCGGCAGAATTAAAAGGTGAAGCTGCGGCATAAAAGGACACGGCAAGCAGGGAGGAGGCCCGCGCAGACAGGAGAAGCCGCTGCCCACAGGCGGTGGATCCCGCCAGCGCCAGGAGTCCGCCAGGCCCAGGAAGGCAGACGCCCGCAGGGAGGGGGAGACTGGCCAAGGCCTCACTCCGGGGACAGCCAGGAACACAGGACCGCGGCAGAAATCGAGGAAATGCAAACCCGGCAACAAGCTCTTCCGTCTATCAGATGGGCAGAAACTCAACAGCGCCTCACGGGTGCTGGCCCGAGGAGCTGGAAGCAGCCTCACGCTGCAGGGGGTCACGGCAGGAAGCCACGGGCAGCAGCGTTTCCCCCAGGGACGAGCTGGTGACCCCGGAGACCCCTGGAGCAGCGGAGGGCAGGCCCTCTGTGGCTTGAGGTCCTGGGTGCAAGTTGGGCAGCACCAGCCCGAATCTGTGTGGGAGGGCCACAGACCCGCCGGGCTCTTCCCAGACAGGCCTCTGCCGTCCTCTGGTCACGTCCAACGCCTGGGGGGTGGCTTAATTTCTGCAACCTACTGTTTAATCGGTTACCGAGTGAGCTAAGAGGGCAGGTCGGGGGAGCTCATGACAGGTTTTCCTTCTTGTTATTTTCACGGAGCTTCCCACTCACTCCTACGTCATCTCCGCAGTGGAAGACGGCCCCTCGCAGAACAGAGTGGTGTCCAGGGAACCGGCCAATCAGCGAGCGAGGGATGTGCCAGACCGGCTGCTTGAGGGAGGCAAGCCCCCACCCCGGACTCACCCGGGAAGTGACCCCTCTGGCTGCAGTGCTGGCCGTGCGGTcagacacagtcacacacacacagctttgaGCCTGTGCACGCGGCCCGGGCACCCCGCTGTGTCCATTTTCCAAGAGGGCTACTTTGAGGGGACAGGCCTCATCTGCACGGCGACTCCATGTGACTTAATTCCGGGGTCGGTGAGGGGTTGGGGCCGAGCTCTGggccagggagaggcaggggctCCCTGAAGAAATCCAGTGGGAAATCCCGGTGGGACCCAACGGGGGCCAGCGACAGCGACAGGGGGTGTGGAGGCCGGCGGCCACCCTGGAGGGGACAGACAGGGCTGGCGGGCCGGGGCCAGGCTCTGGGGCGGCGGGCGGCCCTCAGGCAGGACGAGCAGGGGTGGTGACCACAGCCCTGACCGTGAGCTTCATCAACCAACGGCCTCTGCGCCCTTctgatttgttttactttatgGAGACAGAAACCGGGAGGGACACTAGCTGCCTGTTGCTGCTTCTACGCCACGTTTGACCCCAGAGACCCGCCGGGTATAAGCTTATTAGTCAGGTTCCAATGAGATCCTTTGTCCTTGTTCTGAGCAAAAGTCAAATCCCTTCCGTAATCCCTTTGGGCAAACAGGTCTCTGCTGGAAGCAAGGGCCCAACGGGCGGGCGGGGGCCCCCTTGCGCTCTCCCCTCAGA
Protein-coding regions in this window:
- the SLC19A1 gene encoding reduced folate transporter isoform X4 — translated: MPGTASPSVSCRAVGGLGSMALSGLEVEKQVPADPRPGHKLQSWWSLAFCLCFYGFMSQMRPGESFITPYLLGPDKNFTQKQVTNEITPVLSYSYLAVLVPVFLLTDYLRYKPVLLLQGLSYVSVWLLLLFGSSVLHMQFMEFFFSITMAARIAYSSYIFSLVPPACYQRMAGYSRASVLLGVFASSVLGQLLVTVGGTPFSTLNYISLVFLAFSLVLTLFLKRPKRSLFFNRGAPACAGASPSELDPMNLGQVQPTGGKPGQLPASWRDSALAHMLRELGHTARLPQLRLWSLWWVFNSAGYYLIVYYVHILWNVVNPTTDTTRVYNGGADAASTLLGAITSFAAGFVRIRWALWAKLIIAVVTVLQAGLIFLMYKTSNIWLCYSAFVLFRGSHQLLVPIATFQIASSLSQELRALVFGVNTFLATVLKTIITLVVSDKRGLGLPVRSQRPSRPP
- the SLC19A1 gene encoding reduced folate transporter isoform X1 gives rise to the protein MPGTASPSVSCRAVGGLGSMALSGLEVEKQVPADPRPGHKLQSWWSLAFCLCFYGFMSQMRPGESFITPYLLGPDKNFTQKQVTNEITPVLSYSYLAVLVPVFLLTDYLRYKPVLLLQGLSYVSVWLLLLFGSSVLHMQFMEFFFSITMAARIAYSSYIFSLVPPACYQRMAGYSRASVLLGVFASSVLGQLLVTVGGTPFSTLNYISLVFLAFSLVLTLFLKRPKRSLFFNRGAPACAGASPSELDPMNLGQVQPTGGKPGQLPASWRDSALAHMLRELGHTARLPQLRLWSLWWVFNSAGYYLIVYYVHILWNVVNPTTDTTRVYNGGADAASTLLGAITSFAAGFVRIRWALWAKLIIAVVTVLQAGLIFLMYKTSNIWLCYSAFVLFRGSHQLLVPIATFQIASSLSQELRALVFGVNTFLATVLKTIITLVVSDKRGLGLPVRSQFLIYFVYFLVLFVAYVLAALLSGLRHFRQGRHQPLPPAQELMSPVQEQAVQDGPAPEDGVWAVGEQPEAKA
- the SLC19A1 gene encoding reduced folate transporter isoform X5 — protein: MPGTASPSVSCRAVGGLGSMALSGLEVEKQVPADPRPGHKLQSWWSLAFCLCFYGFMSQMRPGESFITPYLLGPDKNFTQKQVTNEITPVLSYSYLAVLVPVFLLTDYLRYKPVLLLQGLSYVSVWLLLLFGSSVLHMQFMEFFFSITMAARIAYSSYIFSLVPPACYQRMAGYSRASVLLGVFASSVLGQLLVTVGGTPFSTLNYISLVFLAFSLVLTLFLKRPKRSLFFNRGAPACAGASPSELDPMNLGQVQPTGGKPGQLPASWRDSALAHMLRELGHTARLPQLRLWSLWWVFNSAGYYLIVYYVHILWNVVNPTTDTTRVYNGGADAASTLLGAITSFAAGFVRIRWALWAKLIIAVVTVLQAGLIFLMYKTSNIWLCYSAFVLFRGSHQLLVPIATSSSTLCTSWCCLSPMSLRPCCRACATSDRAATSPCRRPRS
- the SLC19A1 gene encoding reduced folate transporter isoform X2; this encodes MALSGLEVEKQVPADPRPGHKLQSWWSLAFCLCFYGFMSQMRPGESFITPYLLGPDKNFTQKQVTNEITPVLSYSYLAVLVPVFLLTDYLRYKPVLLLQGLSYVSVWLLLLFGSSVLHMQFMEFFFSITMAARIAYSSYIFSLVPPACYQRMAGYSRASVLLGVFASSVLGQLLVTVGGTPFSTLNYISLVFLAFSLVLTLFLKRPKRSLFFNRGAPACAGASPSELDPMNLGQVQPTGGKPGQLPASWRDSALAHMLRELGHTARLPQLRLWSLWWVFNSAGYYLIVYYVHILWNVVNPTTDTTRVYNGGADAASTLLGAITSFAAGFVRIRWALWAKLIIAVVTVLQAGLIFLMYKTSNIWLCYSAFVLFRGSHQLLVPIATFQIASSLSQELRALVFGVNTFLATVLKTIITLVVSDKRGLGLPVRSQFLIYFVYFLVLFVAYVLAALLSGLRHFRQGRHQPLPPAQELMSPVQEQAVQDGPAPEDGVWAVGEQPEAKA
- the SLC19A1 gene encoding reduced folate transporter isoform X6, coding for MPGTASPSVSCRAVGGLGSMALSGLEVEKQVPADPRPGHKLQSWWSLAFCLCFYGFMSQMRPGESFITPYLLGPDKNFTQKQVTNEITPVLSYSYLAVLVPVFLLTDYLRYKPVLLLQGLSYVSVWLLLLFGSSVLHMQFMEFFFSITMAARIAYSSYIFSLVPPACYQRMAGYSRASVLLGVFASSVLGQLLVTVGGTPFSTLNYISLVFLAFSLVLTLFLKRPKRSLFFNRGAPACAGASPSELDPMNLGQVQPTGGKPGQLPASWRDSALAHMLRELGHTARLPQLRLWSLWWVFNSAGYYLIVYYVHILWNVVNPTTDTTRVYNGGADAASTLLGAITSFAAGFVRIRWALWAKLIIAVVTVLQAGLIFLMYKTSNIWLCYSAFVLFRGSHQLLVPIATGPRVPPEDGVLRGLVAHFLFL
- the SLC19A1 gene encoding reduced folate transporter isoform X3: MPGTASPSVSCRAVGGLGSMALSGLEVEKQVPADPRPGHKLQSWWSLAFCLCFYGFMSQMRPGESFITPYLLGPDKNFTQKQVTNEITPVLSYSYLAVLVPVFLLTDYLRYKPVLLLQGLSYVSVWLLLLFGSSVLHMQFMEFFFSITMAARIAYSSYIFSLVPPACYQRMAGYSRASVLLGVFASSVLGQLLVTVGGTPFSTLNYISLVFLAFSLVLTLFLKRPKRSLFFNRGAPACAGASPSELDPMNLGQVQPTGGKPGQLPASWRDSALAHMLRELGHTARLPQLRLWSLWWVFNSAGYYLIVYYVHILWNVVNPTTDTTRVYNGGADAASTLLGAITSFAAGFVRIRWALWAKLIIAVVTVLQAGLIFLMYKTSNIWLCYSAFVLFRGSHQLLVPIATFQIASSLSQELRALVFGVNTFLATVLKTIITLVVSDKRGLGLPVRSQVSSVRTWPQSQVCICCQMR